The Planctomycetota bacterium genome includes a window with the following:
- a CDS encoding M42 family peptidase produces the protein MRPDSLTFLRTLLDTPSPSGFERAGQQVWLSYVRPFADRCWNDAYGNCFASVEPSQKTKNPFTLALCGHADEIGLMVNFIDPNGFVYCKSIGGIDAGSIVGKRVQFMSSVAGVAQPVAGLIGATAIHLQDKANEGKMRKLHELYVDIGAKDQASAQALLNIGDPGVFMDQSMLMGDGLIVARGLDNRVGTFAAAEGLRLIAEQRANLKVRVVAVSTVQEEVGLHGASMIAASLHPTVALVTDVGHATDSPGINHPQHGHFKLGGGPKVSVGGAAQPEVSARIFEVAKARNIVVQRGGAAGRTGTDTDAIFVKSGGIPSGLVSLPIRYMHTTVEMTALKDLEQIAEIFAGFALGLAGDEVFAPQL, from the coding sequence ATGCGCCCAGACTCCTTGACCTTCCTTCGGACTTTGCTTGACACTCCCAGCCCGTCGGGATTTGAGCGAGCCGGCCAGCAAGTCTGGCTCTCCTACGTCCGACCCTTTGCCGACCGCTGCTGGAACGACGCCTACGGCAACTGCTTCGCCAGCGTCGAGCCTTCCCAGAAAACCAAGAACCCCTTCACACTCGCACTCTGCGGGCACGCCGACGAGATCGGCCTGATGGTGAACTTCATCGACCCCAACGGGTTCGTCTACTGCAAGTCGATCGGCGGCATCGACGCCGGCAGCATCGTCGGCAAGCGCGTCCAGTTCATGAGCTCCGTCGCCGGAGTCGCCCAGCCAGTGGCGGGCCTGATCGGCGCGACCGCGATCCATCTCCAGGACAAGGCCAACGAGGGCAAGATGCGCAAGCTGCACGAGCTCTACGTGGACATCGGGGCCAAGGACCAGGCGTCGGCGCAGGCCCTGCTGAACATCGGCGACCCCGGCGTCTTCATGGACCAGAGCATGCTGATGGGCGACGGATTGATTGTGGCGCGGGGCCTGGACAACCGCGTGGGCACCTTCGCGGCCGCCGAGGGACTGCGACTGATCGCGGAGCAGCGGGCAAATCTGAAAGTGCGCGTGGTGGCGGTGAGCACCGTGCAGGAGGAAGTCGGCTTGCACGGGGCGAGCATGATCGCAGCATCGCTCCATCCCACCGTCGCGCTGGTCACCGATGTCGGCCATGCGACGGACAGCCCCGGCATCAACCATCCGCAGCACGGCCACTTCAAGCTCGGCGGCGGGCCCAAAGTCTCGGTCGGCGGGGCGGCGCAGCCCGAGGTGTCGGCCCGGATCTTCGAGGTGGCCAAGGCCCGGAACATCGTGGTCCAGCGCGGCGGCGCCGCGGGTCGCACGGGCACGGACACCGACGCCATCTTCGTGAAAAGCGGCGGCATCCCCAGCGGGCTCGTCAGCCTGCCGATCCGCTACATGCACACCACCGTCGAGATGACGGCCCTGAAGGATCTCGAGCAGATCGCCGAGATCTTCGCGGGCTTCGCGCTGGGGCTCGCCGGCGACGAGGTCTTTGCTCCGCAGCTTTGA
- a CDS encoding inorganic pyrophosphatase, with protein MTQPPHQRYRPHPWHGLDAGTSPPDLVNAYIEITPFDLVKYEVDKRSGFLRVDRPQRTSSTPPTLYGFIPRTLCGARVAKVGGIATGDGDPLDICVLSERPIDRVEVILETRVLGGLLMEDTGQADDKIVAVLKDDAIWSEARDIGDLPPRLVERLRHYFLTYKMRPGEKATVQVGALYGVEQARSVVAAAMEDYREAFPG; from the coding sequence GTGACACAGCCTCCCCACCAGCGCTATCGGCCCCATCCCTGGCATGGGCTCGACGCCGGAACATCGCCGCCCGACCTGGTGAACGCCTACATCGAGATCACGCCCTTCGACCTGGTGAAGTACGAGGTCGACAAGCGCAGCGGATTTCTCCGCGTCGACCGGCCGCAGCGCACCAGCAGCACGCCACCGACACTCTACGGATTCATTCCCCGGACGCTCTGCGGAGCCCGGGTCGCCAAGGTCGGCGGCATCGCGACCGGAGACGGCGATCCCCTGGACATCTGCGTGCTCTCCGAGCGGCCGATCGACCGCGTGGAGGTGATTCTGGAAACGCGCGTCCTGGGCGGGCTGCTGATGGAGGACACCGGCCAAGCCGATGACAAGATCGTCGCCGTGCTCAAGGACGATGCGATCTGGTCCGAGGCCCGTGACATCGGTGACCTGCCGCCGCGCCTCGTCGAGCGCCTGCGGCACTACTTCCTCACCTACAAGATGCGCCCCGGCGAGAAGGCCACCGTGCAGGTGGGCGCGCTCTACGGCGTCGAGCAGGCCCGTTCCGTCGTCGCCGCTGCGATGGAGGACTACCGCGAGGCGTTTCCAGGCTGA
- a CDS encoding DEAD/DEAH box helicase — protein sequence MKSETIPHHPFACGEAELRQLAGAAGFQVGDNSRAGSIQLVLPFDHLVPAPSDRLAVAMGTDADNGEDLHLDAVQVPTIAVPPGGVQERLLAFETAGGLNHEHTGHEFQFWCSAARFAMELMEDQRVVPTVQQDRSGAVKAHWRPWLHDTAIAERAGMLLSGMPPICRAVADAHSGDGWLVLESFLNACVDSFLRQVMVVENYAEAIEDRDPTSDPHVAWLGALLGNDIEVKHLAVGDVSLVRGVRQWLAILEDIGEGRPMHLLLRLEEPPSTLYTKQEGEEEKHTWRLSFQLITIEDPPSILEAETIWAQASGRGGANQAAEKTAELLLGELARVSRIWPKFEDALEETSPTGLDLTTAEAYVFLRDIKPLLEESGVQCTVPEWWGSSSTRIGAKLFIEGDGPSPEMLTNSLAAGRKGGFGLHSVVNYSWQIALGDQPLTMEAFEALARKGTPLVRINNRWVEMRKEDLEAGLKFLKQHPGGQMSLLEALRLAHGAADDTTGIPVLGMDAKGWVAEVFGPVDAVDRMPQLEQPLLFQGSLRPYQLSGLRWLAFLGRYGLGACLADDMGLGKTIQLIALLQIERQDAPEGEKVGPTLLVAPMSVLGNWNRELTRFAPELTVHIHHGLDRPQGEKLKEVAEKSDVVVTTYALVARDQESLEKIAWRRVALDEAQHIKNPPTKQTAAIRAIQSDHRIALTGTPVENRLTELWSIMEFCTPGYLGTLADFKRRFAVPIERHRDRNRAEKLRNLVRPFVLRRLKTDLNVISDLPPLIESREHVPLTNEQITLYDQVVEEMLSKVDRAEGLRRRGLVLSALVKLKQICNHPLHFLRQTQLPEVAPEEALKQAESDDVNEAVIEIPESGSDRLLSSRSGKSTRLIEMLEEVIAAGDRALIFTQYRQMGHLLVTMIRRELDTESLFLHGGTPQAKRDQFVDRFQDPQGTAPIFVLSLKAGGVGLNLTAANHVFHYDRWWNPAVENQATDRAFRIGQLRTVNVHKMISEGTLEERIDQMIQQKMELATQIISSGEAWLTELSTGQLREILSLRTTALEDA from the coding sequence GGATCTGCATCTGGACGCCGTGCAGGTTCCGACGATTGCGGTTCCGCCGGGCGGGGTCCAGGAGAGGCTCCTGGCTTTTGAAACCGCGGGCGGATTGAACCACGAGCACACCGGGCATGAGTTTCAGTTCTGGTGCTCGGCCGCGCGCTTTGCGATGGAGTTGATGGAGGATCAGCGCGTCGTGCCCACGGTGCAGCAGGATCGAAGCGGCGCCGTGAAGGCGCATTGGCGGCCCTGGCTGCATGACACGGCGATCGCCGAACGCGCCGGCATGCTCCTGTCCGGCATGCCTCCGATCTGCAGGGCCGTGGCCGACGCGCATTCCGGCGACGGCTGGCTCGTGCTGGAATCCTTTCTGAATGCCTGCGTGGACTCGTTTCTGCGGCAGGTGATGGTGGTCGAAAATTACGCCGAGGCGATCGAGGACCGCGATCCCACGAGCGATCCGCACGTGGCGTGGCTCGGTGCGCTGCTGGGCAACGACATCGAGGTGAAGCATCTGGCGGTGGGGGATGTCAGCCTGGTCCGCGGCGTGCGGCAGTGGCTCGCGATCCTCGAGGACATCGGCGAGGGACGGCCCATGCACCTGCTGCTGAGGTTGGAGGAGCCTCCGAGCACGCTCTACACGAAGCAGGAGGGCGAGGAGGAAAAGCACACCTGGCGCCTCTCGTTCCAATTGATCACCATCGAGGATCCGCCTTCCATTCTCGAAGCCGAGACCATTTGGGCGCAAGCCTCGGGGCGTGGCGGCGCCAATCAGGCCGCTGAAAAAACCGCCGAGCTTCTCCTGGGCGAACTCGCCCGCGTCTCGCGCATCTGGCCCAAGTTCGAGGACGCGCTCGAGGAAACCTCCCCAACGGGACTCGATCTGACCACTGCCGAGGCGTACGTTTTCTTGCGCGACATCAAGCCGCTGCTTGAAGAGAGCGGTGTGCAATGCACGGTTCCCGAGTGGTGGGGCTCATCGAGCACGCGCATCGGCGCCAAGCTGTTCATCGAAGGCGACGGCCCGAGCCCGGAGATGCTGACCAACTCGCTCGCCGCGGGTCGCAAGGGTGGTTTCGGACTTCACAGCGTGGTGAACTACTCATGGCAGATCGCCCTCGGGGACCAACCCCTGACCATGGAGGCCTTCGAGGCCCTGGCGCGGAAGGGCACTCCCCTGGTGCGCATCAACAATCGGTGGGTCGAGATGCGCAAGGAGGATCTTGAAGCGGGCCTAAAATTCCTGAAGCAGCACCCAGGCGGACAAATGTCCCTGCTTGAGGCGCTGCGCCTGGCGCACGGGGCCGCCGACGACACCACGGGAATTCCCGTGCTCGGCATGGACGCCAAGGGCTGGGTCGCGGAGGTGTTCGGGCCGGTGGATGCGGTCGACCGCATGCCGCAGCTGGAGCAGCCCCTTCTTTTCCAGGGATCGCTCCGTCCCTATCAGCTTTCAGGCCTTCGTTGGCTCGCCTTCCTGGGGCGCTATGGCCTGGGCGCGTGCCTGGCGGACGACATGGGACTTGGCAAGACAATCCAGTTGATCGCCCTGCTTCAAATCGAGCGGCAGGATGCTCCGGAAGGGGAGAAAGTCGGGCCCACGCTTTTGGTGGCGCCGATGAGCGTGCTGGGCAACTGGAACCGCGAGCTCACCCGCTTCGCCCCCGAGCTCACCGTGCACATCCACCACGGGCTCGACCGGCCGCAAGGCGAGAAGCTGAAGGAAGTCGCCGAGAAGTCCGACGTGGTGGTCACCACCTACGCGCTGGTGGCCCGCGACCAGGAAAGTCTGGAGAAGATTGCCTGGCGCCGCGTGGCCCTGGACGAGGCCCAGCACATCAAGAATCCGCCGACCAAGCAAACCGCCGCGATCCGCGCCATCCAGTCGGATCACCGCATCGCGCTCACGGGCACGCCGGTGGAGAACCGCCTGACCGAGCTCTGGTCGATCATGGAGTTCTGCACGCCCGGTTACCTGGGAACGCTGGCGGATTTCAAGCGGCGCTTCGCCGTCCCCATCGAGCGGCACCGCGACCGCAACCGCGCCGAGAAATTGCGCAACCTGGTGCGGCCCTTCGTGCTGCGGCGCCTGAAGACCGACTTGAATGTGATCAGCGACCTGCCGCCCTTGATCGAATCGCGCGAGCATGTGCCGCTGACCAACGAGCAGATCACCCTCTACGACCAGGTCGTCGAGGAGATGCTCTCCAAGGTCGATCGCGCCGAAGGCCTGCGCCGCCGCGGCCTGGTGCTCAGCGCCCTGGTCAAGCTCAAGCAGATCTGCAACCACCCGCTGCACTTCCTGCGGCAGACCCAGCTTCCCGAGGTGGCGCCCGAGGAGGCGCTGAAACAGGCGGAATCGGATGATGTCAACGAGGCCGTGATCGAGATTCCCGAGAGCGGGAGTGACCGCCTGCTCTCCAGCCGCAGCGGCAAGAGCACGCGCCTGATCGAGATGCTCGAGGAGGTGATCGCGGCCGGAGATCGCGCCCTCATCTTCACGCAGTACCGGCAGATGGGCCACCTGCTGGTGACCATGATCCGCCGCGAGCTCGACACGGAATCACTCTTCCTGCATGGCGGCACGCCGCAGGCCAAGCGCGACCAGTTTGTGGACCGCTTCCAGGATCCGCAGGGCACCGCCCCGATCTTCGTTCTGAGCCTGAAGGCCGGCGGCGTCGGACTGAATCTGACCGCGGCCAACCACGTGTTCCACTACGACCGCTGGTGGAATCCGGCGGTCGAGAACCAGGCCACCGACCGTGCCTTCCGCATCGGCCAGCTGCGGACCGTGAACGTGCACAAGATGATCTCCGAGGGAACGCTCGAGGAGCGCATCGACCAGATGATCCAGCAGAAGATGGAGCTGGCCACGCAGATCATCTCCAGCGGCGAGGCATGGCTCACCGAGCTCAGCACCGGGCAGCTGCGCGAAATTCTTTCGCTCCGGACCACGGCATTGGAGGACGCATGA
- a CDS encoding SWIM zinc finger family protein yields MSVNPAAGQPKKPDAPRRVRHGIKFRRKNGLEELPWTARTFVQSVQEKASLGAQVLGMEYALSGQAASFSVDTGAVEALVQGRAFKPYTVRISLKHLTPEQWAEVVQLMAKEAVFAAKLLVGEMPIDIEEVFEEREVQLLPRGWKDLKVECDCGEKNPCKHIVAVTYLLVERIEVDPLVLFALRGLPGTKLLERLQEARNVHSAGVSQSHQSAQLPSQKAKLPPLESCLNDYWRPGRKLAEFEALPAQEHIPHAVLRRLGASPLGGKFPLVGLLASVQDSLRAKVIELRQRIEDGTP; encoded by the coding sequence ATGAGCGTGAATCCCGCCGCCGGTCAGCCCAAGAAACCCGACGCGCCGCGGCGCGTCCGTCATGGCATCAAGTTCCGCCGCAAGAACGGCCTGGAGGAATTGCCCTGGACTGCGCGGACCTTTGTCCAGTCGGTCCAGGAGAAGGCCTCCCTCGGCGCGCAGGTGCTGGGTATGGAGTACGCGCTCAGCGGGCAGGCGGCGAGTTTCTCCGTCGACACAGGTGCGGTGGAGGCGCTGGTGCAGGGGCGGGCCTTCAAGCCCTACACCGTCCGCATCTCCCTGAAGCACCTGACCCCCGAGCAGTGGGCCGAGGTGGTGCAATTGATGGCGAAGGAGGCGGTCTTTGCGGCCAAGCTGCTTGTGGGCGAGATGCCCATCGACATCGAGGAGGTCTTCGAGGAGCGCGAGGTGCAACTGCTGCCGCGCGGCTGGAAGGACCTGAAGGTGGAGTGCGACTGCGGCGAGAAGAACCCCTGCAAGCACATCGTCGCCGTGACCTATCTGCTGGTCGAGCGCATCGAGGTCGACCCGTTGGTTCTCTTCGCGTTGCGCGGATTGCCGGGGACCAAGCTGCTTGAGCGCCTGCAGGAGGCCCGCAACGTGCACTCGGCGGGCGTGAGCCAGAGCCACCAGAGCGCGCAGCTGCCCTCGCAGAAGGCCAAGCTGCCCCCGCTGGAGTCCTGCCTGAACGACTATTGGCGCCCGGGCCGCAAGCTGGCCGAGTTCGAGGCGCTGCCGGCGCAGGAGCACATTCCCCACGCGGTGCTGCGCCGCCTTGGTGCCAGCCCGCTGGGCGGAAAGTTTCCGCTGGTCGGACTGCTGGCCAGCGTGCAGGACAGCCTGCGCGCCAAGGTCATCGAGCTTCGACAGCGCATCGAAGACGGAACCCCGTGA
- a CDS encoding PDZ domain-containing protein has product MRNRIPCALLLLAAFLNARATASGVDLPRWPSISPDGQSILFSWQGDLWLAPTNGGNASRVTNHPSDDTRSEWSPDGATIAFESTRDGYRNIWTMPIKGGDATQITFGESPCTLSAFALDASGVPTIYFDSTRESDFYRVPRSYKVAAGGGRLERVNQAYGAHPAPNGRGQYLIERGGSAWSRRGYRGSDQRDVWLFDASKPMEQAYTRLTAFQGNDGQALWCGPDSYLMVSERDGVANLYRRKLSDAPDAPGEKLTDFADDITSFDVSADGKTAVIASWNKLYRLDLAAPHATPKAIELTAAADVLDPVEVRHVGKDVTEAALSPDGKTMAFVAYGDVFVRSMDEKSPVVRVTSPPSRERDIAWSADGSRLYFVTDASGNEDIVEAIVSRTRSELRKEAKSATEPAKPAPAEVPAKEDAKAGEKPDANKTTEEKSDAPKGEPSDKPAAKADEKDDAAKADEAPKPPADHRLDPARWTEAVAFEIRPVVQSDLPDREPAPSPDGKWIAYRQGNDLMIFNLTTNESVTFRDGWDPELEFQWSPDSKWIAFAQDDRDFNRDIWLAPVDGSKPAINITRHPDNDRSPRFSADGKLLAFLSDRVNNESDVWGVDLDKSIEGYSAAELEAYFKDANDAAKKRKPPEAPGAKKKSKKDAKKAGAAKKDAPEGEGDEKDAAKDKDDDAKSKGEESAGDAKEALAYDLDDAYLRVRRLTRLAGDETGLNMTPGGERVIFSGNDGGPGVFSVKWDGTDQKKVAPAGRVIQVNLAGDKVVLFNASKVSTTGVSGGESKSVDFEADTLIDPAVWSDHRFQEAARVVGEIFYDPAMKGLDWETLSKRYQSLARSARTDGEFEWIMARLLGELNASHLGVSLPSDKPNPSRQPVGRLGVRTRSVPEGFEVMEVLAKSPAAISQTPLRVGDVIVAIGGEPIAANETLEQKLRGRVGLETLVSVRRNKADGTPVNIDCLITPCTNAQESELAYQAATLKNAALVNEWSGGRIGYLHIQSMSQASLDEFERDLCAAAQGRDGLLVDVRNNGGGSTADRVLASLMAPVHAYTVPRGADRSYTHGYPQDRLFIQRWTLPANMLCNEKSFSNAEIVSHAFKNLKRGSLVGEQTYGGVISTGSTSLTDGTTIRTPFRGWYTPEGTDMENHGAMPNVRVPANPIDESNNFDAQLRAAVDDLMKRLPADSDAAAAAPAQPGNASR; this is encoded by the coding sequence ATGAGAAACCGCATTCCCTGTGCCCTGCTCCTGCTTGCCGCGTTCCTCAATGCCCGGGCGACGGCCTCCGGCGTCGATCTTCCTCGGTGGCCTTCGATCAGCCCCGATGGCCAAAGCATCCTTTTCTCGTGGCAGGGCGACCTCTGGCTCGCACCAACCAACGGGGGCAACGCCAGCCGCGTCACCAACCACCCTTCCGACGACACCCGCTCTGAGTGGAGCCCGGACGGTGCGACGATCGCTTTTGAAAGCACGCGCGACGGCTATCGAAACATCTGGACCATGCCCATCAAGGGGGGCGACGCGACGCAAATCACCTTCGGCGAGTCTCCCTGCACGCTCTCCGCTTTTGCGTTGGACGCTTCCGGAGTCCCGACGATCTATTTCGATTCGACCCGCGAATCGGATTTCTACCGGGTGCCGCGCAGCTACAAGGTGGCTGCGGGCGGGGGAAGATTGGAGCGCGTGAACCAGGCCTACGGCGCGCATCCGGCGCCCAACGGACGCGGCCAATACCTGATCGAGCGCGGCGGAAGCGCCTGGTCGCGCCGTGGTTACCGCGGTTCGGATCAGCGCGATGTCTGGCTCTTCGACGCCAGCAAACCCATGGAACAGGCTTACACCCGGCTCACGGCATTCCAGGGAAACGACGGTCAGGCGCTCTGGTGCGGTCCGGACTCCTACCTCATGGTTTCGGAGCGCGATGGCGTTGCCAACCTGTATCGCCGCAAGCTCTCCGATGCTCCCGACGCCCCCGGCGAGAAGCTGACCGACTTCGCGGATGACATCACCTCTTTCGATGTCTCGGCGGATGGCAAAACGGCGGTGATCGCCTCCTGGAACAAGCTCTACCGCCTCGATCTGGCGGCGCCGCACGCGACGCCGAAGGCCATCGAGCTCACCGCCGCGGCGGATGTCCTCGATCCGGTTGAGGTGCGCCACGTGGGCAAGGACGTCACCGAAGCAGCGCTGAGCCCGGACGGCAAGACCATGGCCTTCGTCGCCTATGGGGATGTCTTCGTCCGCAGCATGGACGAGAAGTCCCCTGTGGTGCGCGTCACCTCGCCCCCGTCGCGCGAGCGCGACATCGCCTGGAGCGCCGATGGAAGCCGGCTCTACTTCGTGACCGACGCCAGCGGCAACGAGGACATCGTCGAGGCCATCGTCTCGCGCACCCGCAGCGAGCTGCGCAAAGAGGCCAAGAGCGCGACGGAGCCCGCCAAGCCGGCACCCGCCGAAGTGCCCGCGAAGGAGGACGCGAAGGCCGGGGAGAAGCCCGACGCGAACAAGACCACGGAAGAAAAGAGCGATGCGCCCAAAGGCGAGCCGTCCGACAAGCCAGCGGCGAAGGCGGACGAAAAGGATGACGCCGCGAAGGCGGACGAAGCTCCCAAACCCCCCGCGGATCACCGCCTGGATCCGGCGCGGTGGACCGAGGCGGTGGCCTTCGAGATTCGTCCTGTGGTCCAGTCGGACCTGCCCGACCGCGAGCCCGCGCCGAGCCCCGACGGAAAATGGATCGCCTATCGACAGGGCAACGACTTGATGATCTTCAACCTGACCACGAACGAAAGCGTGACCTTCCGCGACGGCTGGGATCCAGAACTCGAATTCCAGTGGAGCCCGGACTCGAAGTGGATCGCCTTCGCGCAAGACGACCGCGACTTCAACCGCGACATCTGGCTGGCTCCGGTCGACGGCTCCAAGCCGGCAATCAACATCACGCGCCATCCCGACAACGACCGCTCGCCGCGCTTCAGCGCCGACGGCAAGCTGCTGGCTTTCCTTTCGGACCGGGTCAACAACGAATCGGATGTCTGGGGCGTCGACCTGGACAAGTCGATCGAGGGTTATTCCGCCGCGGAGCTCGAGGCGTACTTCAAGGACGCCAACGACGCGGCGAAGAAGCGCAAGCCCCCCGAGGCTCCCGGCGCCAAGAAGAAGTCCAAGAAGGACGCGAAGAAAGCTGGCGCCGCCAAGAAGGACGCGCCGGAGGGCGAGGGCGACGAGAAGGACGCCGCCAAGGACAAGGACGACGATGCGAAATCCAAGGGCGAGGAGTCGGCAGGCGATGCCAAGGAGGCACTGGCCTACGACTTGGACGACGCCTACCTGCGAGTGCGCCGCTTGACTCGCCTGGCTGGCGATGAAACCGGTTTGAACATGACTCCGGGCGGCGAGCGCGTCATTTTCAGCGGAAACGACGGCGGCCCCGGAGTGTTCAGCGTGAAATGGGATGGCACCGACCAGAAGAAGGTGGCGCCGGCAGGCCGAGTCATCCAGGTCAACCTCGCCGGCGACAAGGTGGTGCTCTTCAACGCCAGCAAGGTGAGCACCACTGGCGTGTCGGGCGGCGAGTCGAAGAGCGTCGACTTCGAGGCGGACACCCTGATCGATCCCGCCGTCTGGAGCGACCATCGCTTCCAGGAAGCCGCCCGCGTGGTGGGCGAGATTTTCTACGACCCGGCAATGAAGGGCCTCGACTGGGAAACGCTCTCCAAGCGCTACCAGTCGCTGGCCCGCTCGGCGCGCACGGACGGCGAGTTTGAGTGGATCATGGCCCGCCTGCTGGGCGAGCTCAACGCGAGCCACCTGGGCGTCTCGCTGCCGTCGGACAAGCCGAACCCGAGCCGCCAGCCCGTGGGTCGACTGGGCGTTCGCACCCGCTCCGTGCCGGAGGGCTTCGAAGTGATGGAGGTTCTGGCGAAATCCCCCGCCGCGATCAGCCAGACTCCCCTTCGCGTCGGCGACGTCATCGTGGCCATCGGCGGCGAGCCAATCGCGGCCAACGAAACACTGGAGCAGAAACTTCGCGGCAGGGTCGGGCTGGAAACCCTCGTGTCGGTCCGGCGCAACAAGGCCGACGGCACTCCGGTCAACATCGATTGCCTGATCACCCCCTGCACCAATGCGCAGGAATCGGAGCTGGCCTACCAGGCGGCGACCCTGAAAAACGCGGCGCTGGTGAACGAGTGGAGCGGCGGGCGCATCGGCTACCTGCACATCCAGAGCATGAGCCAGGCCAGCCTGGACGAATTCGAACGCGACCTCTGCGCCGCGGCGCAGGGCAGGGATGGGCTGCTGGTCGATGTGCGCAACAACGGCGGCGGCAGCACCGCCGACCGGGTGCTGGCGAGCCTGATGGCGCCGGTGCACGCCTATACGGTTCCGCGCGGGGCCGACCGCTCCTACACCCACGGCTATCCACAAGACCGCCTCTTCATCCAGCGCTGGACGCTGCCGGCGAACATGCTCTGCAACGAGAAGAGTTTTTCCAATGCCGAGATCGTCAGCCACGCCTTCAAGAACTTGAAGCGCGGCTCGCTGGTCGGCGAACAGACCTACGGCGGCGTGATCTCGACCGGCTCCACCTCGCTGACCGACGGCACCACCATCCGCACGCCCTTCCGCGGCTGGTACACCCCCGAGGGCACCGACATGGAGAATCACGGAGCGATGCCCAATGTCCGCGTGCCGGCGAATCCAATCGACGAGTCGAACAACTTCGACGCGCAGCTGCGCGCGGCGGTCGACGACTTGATGAAGCGGCTTCCTGCGGACTCCGACGCCGCCGCGGCGGCACCGGCTCAGCCTGGAAACGCCTCGCGGTAG